From a region of the Danio aesculapii chromosome 4, fDanAes4.1, whole genome shotgun sequence genome:
- the LOC130222319 gene encoding uncharacterized protein LOC130222319 — translation MFRKKDLWRHQSSCKTKKLCVKDQDDEDKNNRRGRVQSRAACLLPIVASSDGCQSIINSMHQDEVSFHARNDDLICKYGESIYAKHGRVKSRHQYISQRMRELGHFMVVSKELDKTVSGLQDLCTPAKFKFVVNVAKRLTQFSPGKNEYGKPSTAVKIGFCLKGAVEVLIGQALMKEDDLSEKKAKKFYELLEKNWRNSVSISAHQTLQEKKWNKADGIPLTKNVIALRDHLRMVEDDARTKLAQEMNLSAYKKLNEAVLAQVIIFNKRREGEASRLTLDTYKTASSNAINEDIYSTLSPLEKELSKMLTRIEIRGKRGRKVPVFLTDRMMESINLLVERREEAGVPAENPYLFARPGVFTNIRGCDCLRKYAEQSKIENPGLLRSTKLRKQVATLCQLLDLTEQELEQVAKFMGHDIRVHCDFYRQTDKTFQIAKISKLLFAMEEGTETLRGKNLDTLHPSIGGESPPSTSVSQRQKKGGRPKRKGESDEDQTDGVSPPKQPSPQIKRKRRAVYDFSPQISSDHCSDDQASEVEEKTHEVSLTKPSPQIKRKKKRAVYDFSPQKSSDHCSDDQASEVKDQTDRVSSSEQPSPQIKKKRVAKGKANVVTTTITKRPWSDEERRAVSKHLSSYIAQRRVSGKAACMNCLTEETALRERTWTDVKNCVYNTIVTLKRKSATRMLQF, via the exons ATGTTCCGAAAAAAGGATCTTTGGAGACATCAGTCatcatgcaaaacaaaaaaattgtgtgtAAAAGATCAAGATGACGAAGACAAAAATAACAGACGAGGGAGAGTGCAGAGTCGTGCTGCTTGTCTCCTGCCAATTGTAGCATCCTCCGATGGGTGTCAGAGCATCATAAACTCCATGCACCAAGATGAAGTGTCATTTCATGCTAGAAATGATGATCTGATCTGCAAGTATGGGGAATCTATTTATGCGAAACACGGTCGAGTGAAATCAAGACACCAGTACATTTCACAGAGAATGAGGGAGCTTGGTCATTTTATGGTGGTCTCTAAAGAACTGGACAAGACTGTCAGTGGTCTTCAAGATTTGTGTACACCAGCcaaatttaaatttgttgttAATGTTGCCAAGCGATTAACCCAGTTCAGTCCAGGAAAAAATGAATATGGGAAACCTTCAACGGCAGTGAAAATTGGATTTTGTCTTAAAGGGGCTGTAGAGGTCCTGATTGGGCAGGCGCTAATGAAAGAGGATGATTTGTCAgagaaaaaagcaaaaaaattctACGAACTCTTGGAAAAAAACTGGAGAAACAGTGTTTCCATAAGCGCTCACCAAActctacaagaaaaaaaatggaacaaAGCTGATGGCATCCCTCTCACTAAAAATGTCATTGCTCTTAGAGACCATCTCAGGATGGTAGAAGATGATGCGAGAACAAAACTGGCACAGGAAATGAATTTGTCTGCATACAAGAAATTAAATGAGGCTGTTCTTGCCCAAGTTATTATCTTTAATAAACGCCGCGAAGGAGAAGCTTCACGCTTAACTCTTGATACCTACAAGACAGCAAGCTCAAATGCCATCAACGAGGACATCTATAGCACTTTGTCACCACTGGAGAAGGAGCTGAGCAAGATGCTAACTCGCATCGAAATAAGGGGCAAAAGAGGAAGGAAAGTTCCAGTTTTCTtgacagatagaatgatggaaTCCATCAATTTGCTAGTTGAAAGGAGAGAAGAAGCTGGTGTGCCTGCAGAAAATCCATACCTCTTTGCAAGACCTGGTGTATTCACCAACATTCGTGGATGTGACTGTCTTAGAAAATATGCAGAACAAAGCAAAATAGAAAATCCTGGACTCTTAAGATCAACAAAGTTACGAAAACAAGTCGCCACACTGTGTCAGCTCTTAGATCTTACGGAACAAGAACTAGAGCAAGTCGCAAAATTTATGGGTCATGACATTAGAGTCCACTGTGActtttacagacagacagataaaacatTTCAGATAGCCAAAATAAGCAAACTTTTGTTTGCCATGGAAGAAGGGACTGAAACCTTGAGGGGGAAGAACCTTGACACACTTCATCCTTCCATAGGTG GTGAAAGTCCTCCATCCACCTCGGTCTCACAGAGACAAAAAAAAGGAGGAAGACCAAAGAGAAAAGGAGAGTCAGATGAAG ATCAAACTGATGGAGTGAGTCCGCCCAAACAGCCCTCACCTCAGATCAAGAGGAAGAGGAGAGCGGTGTATGACTTCTCCCCTCAGATATCATCAGACCACTGCAGTGACGACCAGGCTTCAGAGGTTGAAG AAAAAACTCACGAAGTGAGCTTGACCAAACCCTCACCTCAGatcaagaggaagaagaagagagcAGTTTATGACTTCTCCCCTCAGAAATCATCAGACCACTGCAGTGATGACCAGGCTTCAGAGGTTAAAG ATCAGACTGATAGAGTGAGCTCTTCTGAGCAGCCCTCACCTCAGATCAAGAAGAAGAGAGTGGCCAAGGGGAAAGCAAATG TTGTGACCACCACGATAACCAAACGCCCGTGGAGTGATGAGGAGAGAAGGGCGGTCAGTAAGCATCTGAGTAGCTACATTGCGCAACGCAGAGTTTCAGGTAAAGCCGCTTGCATGAACTGTCTTACTGAAGAAACCGCTCTCAGGGAGAGAACGTGGACGGACGTAAAAAACTGTGTGTACAACACCATCGTTACCCTCAAGCGGAAATCTGCGACCAGAATGCTTCAGTTTTGA